In a genomic window of bacterium:
- a CDS encoding histidinol phosphate phosphatase domain-containing protein, with protein sequence MIDLHTHTIFSDGALIPSELIRRAVSLGLRAIAIADHADASNLDFVVPRVIKACEENSACRSIKAIPGVELTHLHPSSIAKHVAHARELGAKIVVIHGESPVEPVEHGTNRAGIEAGADIIAHPGLISEEDALLAAKKGVHLEITARKGHSLTNGYVAAMARKTGAKLVLDTDAHAPGDLISLQFAKVVALGAGLTEGEFDKIRENMARLAGLAEG encoded by the coding sequence CTCATACGATTTTCTCAGACGGGGCGCTGATACCCTCCGAACTCATCAGGAGGGCGGTCAGCCTCGGCCTTCGCGCCATAGCGATAGCCGATCACGCCGACGCCTCGAACCTCGATTTCGTCGTCCCGAGGGTCATAAAGGCCTGCGAGGAAAACAGCGCCTGCCGTTCGATAAAGGCCATTCCCGGCGTCGAACTGACCCACCTGCATCCTTCGTCTATCGCAAAGCATGTCGCCCACGCGAGGGAACTGGGCGCTAAGATCGTCGTGATACACGGCGAATCGCCGGTGGAGCCGGTGGAGCACGGCACCAACCGGGCGGGAATCGAGGCGGGAGCCGACATAATCGCCCACCCCGGCCTCATCTCCGAAGAGGATGCCCTCCTCGCCGCGAAAAAAGGCGTACATCTCGAAATAACCGCGAGAAAGGGCCACAGCCTGACCAACGGCTACGTCGCCGCCATGGCGAGAAAGACCGGCGCGAAGCTGGTCCTCGATACCGACGCCCACGCGCCCGGCGATCTCATCTCTCTCCAGTTCGCGAAGGTCGTCGCGCTGGGCGCGGGGCTGACGGAGGGTGAATTCGACAAAATACGTGAAAACATGGCCCGCCTGGCCGGACTCGCGGAAGGTTAG
- the guaB gene encoding IMP dehydrogenase, whose protein sequence is MLDSNIPFALTFDDVLLVPSASSILPDQADISTQLTREIRLNVPLLSAAMDTVTEANTAIAMAQEGGIGIIHRNLSIADQAYEVEKVKKSEAGMIVDPITMKPDEKVERAMELMRQYRISGVPIIDEDNKLVGILTNRDLRFEKNPDRIVRDVMTKTNLVTVPPGTTLEQAKELLQQHRIEKLPVVDANYRLTGLITIKDIEKARKYPNACKDSMGRLRVGAAVGVGTGRDERVEKLIAAGCDVIAVDTAHGHSRMVIDAVRALRSQWPKLQIIAGNVATGEATKDLIEAGADAVKVGVGPGSICTTRVVAGAGVPQITAVAEASAVADKYGVPIVADGGIKYSGDLTKAVAAGASSIMIGSLLAGTEESPGELILYQGRSYKIYRGMGSIGAMKLGSRDRYFQGVRDESELVPEGIEGRVPNRGPLSKIVYQLLGGLRAGMGYTGSANIDALRKNGRFVRISPAGLKESHVHDVIIMKEAPNYRVEPV, encoded by the coding sequence ATGCTAGACAGCAATATCCCATTCGCCCTGACCTTCGACGACGTGCTCCTTGTGCCTTCCGCTTCGTCAATTCTGCCGGATCAGGCTGACATATCCACGCAGCTCACCCGCGAAATCCGCCTGAACGTACCGCTCCTTTCCGCCGCGATGGACACCGTCACGGAAGCCAACACCGCCATAGCGATGGCGCAGGAGGGCGGAATCGGTATTATCCACCGTAACCTGTCCATAGCGGATCAGGCTTACGAGGTCGAAAAGGTCAAGAAGTCGGAAGCGGGGATGATCGTCGATCCGATCACCATGAAGCCGGACGAAAAGGTCGAGCGGGCGATGGAGCTGATGCGCCAGTACCGCATCTCGGGCGTCCCGATAATCGACGAGGATAACAAGCTCGTCGGCATTCTCACCAACCGCGACCTTCGCTTCGAGAAAAACCCCGACAGGATCGTGCGGGACGTGATGACCAAGACCAACCTCGTGACGGTGCCGCCCGGGACGACCCTCGAACAGGCGAAGGAGCTTCTCCAGCAGCACCGCATCGAAAAGCTCCCCGTGGTGGACGCCAACTACAGACTTACGGGGCTCATAACCATTAAAGACATCGAAAAAGCCCGCAAATACCCCAACGCCTGCAAGGATTCAATGGGCAGGCTCAGGGTCGGCGCGGCGGTAGGCGTAGGCACCGGCCGCGACGAGCGGGTTGAAAAGCTGATCGCCGCGGGTTGCGACGTGATAGCTGTGGACACCGCCCACGGCCATTCCAGGATGGTCATCGACGCCGTCAGGGCTCTTCGGAGCCAGTGGCCGAAGCTCCAGATTATCGCGGGCAACGTGGCGACGGGCGAGGCGACCAAAGATCTGATCGAAGCCGGAGCCGACGCGGTGAAGGTCGGCGTGGGGCCCGGCTCAATCTGCACTACCCGCGTAGTCGCCGGAGCGGGCGTCCCCCAGATTACCGCCGTGGCCGAAGCTTCCGCCGTAGCCGACAAATACGGCGTACCGATTGTCGCCGACGGCGGCATCAAATACTCGGGAGACCTCACGAAGGCGGTTGCCGCCGGAGCTTCCTCGATAATGATAGGCAGCCTCCTCGCCGGAACCGAAGAGAGCCCCGGCGAACTCATCCTCTATCAGGGCCGCTCCTACAAGATATACAGGGGCATGGGCTCGATAGGCGCGATGAAGCTCGGAAGCCGCGACCGCTACTTCCAGGGCGTCCGTGACGAATCGGAGCTCGTACCCGAGGGAATAGAGGGAAGGGTGCCCAACAGGGGGCCGCTTTCCAAGATAGTCTATCAGCTTCTCGGCGGGCTTCGTGCGGGGATGGGCTACACCGGCAGCGCGAACATAGACGCGCTCAGGAAAAACGGCAGGTTCGTCCGCATCAGCCCCGCGGGTCTCAAAGAGAGCCACGTTCACGACGTAATCATTATGAAAGAAGCCCCCAACTACCGGGTCGAGCCCGTTTAG
- a CDS encoding glutamine-hydrolyzing GMP synthase, producing the protein MHDIHEQKILILDFGSQYTQLIARRIRESRVYCEIHPCNISLDRIRSFGARGIVLSGGPASVHAEGSPLISPEVFELGVPVLGICYGMQLMAHLLGGRVAPGTEREYGLAHITVTDSSGILAGFGESESVPVWMSHGDRLEALPKGFHVMAHSGNSPVAAMGHSEKPFYGVQFHPEVVHTPRGREMLENFLFDVCKLDPIWTMGSFIQSSIEEVKNTVGDGRVICALSGGVDSSVVALLLHKAIGDKLTCIFVDNGVLRKGEAEKVVRTFRDHYHMNLIHADAADLFLEKLSGVSDPETKRKIIGNEFIYLFEREAKKLGDIKFLAQGTLYPDVIESVSFKGPSATIKSHHNVGGLPDRMNLKLIEPLRELFKDEVREVGRELGLMEEILERHPFPGPGLAIRIIGEITRERLEVLREADAIVREEIAGSGLQNAVWQVFCVLLPVKSVGVMGDERTYENVAAVRSVNSLDGMTADWSKLPYEVLGRISNRIINEVRGINRVVYDISSKPPATIEWE; encoded by the coding sequence ATGCACGACATACACGAGCAGAAGATTCTGATACTGGATTTCGGAAGCCAGTACACCCAGCTTATCGCCAGAAGGATTCGCGAGAGCAGGGTTTACTGCGAGATCCACCCCTGCAACATCTCGCTGGACAGGATACGCTCCTTCGGAGCCAGGGGGATCGTTCTTTCCGGCGGCCCCGCCAGCGTCCACGCGGAAGGCTCGCCCCTCATCAGCCCCGAGGTCTTCGAGCTCGGCGTGCCGGTGCTGGGCATCTGCTACGGAATGCAGCTTATGGCGCACCTCCTCGGCGGGCGCGTCGCTCCGGGCACGGAGCGCGAATACGGCCTGGCCCACATTACCGTGACCGATTCCTCCGGCATTCTGGCCGGTTTCGGCGAAAGCGAGAGCGTCCCCGTGTGGATGAGCCACGGCGACAGGCTCGAAGCCCTCCCCAAGGGGTTTCACGTCATGGCGCATTCGGGAAACTCCCCCGTAGCGGCAATGGGCCACTCGGAAAAGCCCTTTTACGGCGTCCAGTTCCACCCCGAGGTGGTACACACGCCGAGGGGCAGGGAGATGCTCGAAAACTTCCTCTTCGACGTCTGCAAGCTCGACCCGATCTGGACGATGGGCTCCTTCATACAGTCCAGCATCGAAGAGGTGAAGAACACCGTCGGAGACGGCAGGGTAATCTGCGCTCTCTCGGGCGGAGTCGATTCCTCGGTTGTCGCCCTCCTCCTTCACAAGGCGATAGGCGACAAGCTGACCTGCATCTTCGTGGACAACGGAGTACTTAGAAAAGGCGAGGCCGAAAAGGTGGTGCGCACCTTCCGCGACCACTACCACATGAACCTCATCCACGCCGACGCCGCCGATCTCTTTCTGGAAAAACTCTCGGGAGTCTCCGACCCCGAGACCAAGAGAAAGATCATAGGCAACGAATTCATCTACCTCTTCGAGAGGGAGGCGAAAAAGCTCGGCGACATCAAGTTTCTCGCCCAGGGCACCCTCTACCCCGACGTTATAGAATCCGTCTCCTTCAAAGGGCCTAGCGCCACCATAAAGAGCCACCACAACGTGGGAGGGCTCCCCGACAGGATGAACCTCAAGCTGATAGAACCCCTCCGCGAGCTTTTCAAGGACGAGGTGCGCGAGGTGGGGAGGGAACTGGGGCTGATGGAAGAAATTCTGGAGCGCCACCCCTTTCCGGGGCCGGGGCTCGCCATCCGCATCATAGGCGAGATTACGAGAGAGCGCCTAGAAGTTCTCCGCGAAGCCGACGCAATCGTCCGCGAGGAGATAGCGGGCTCCGGGCTTCAGAACGCCGTCTGGCAGGTCTTTTGCGTCCTTCTGCCGGTGAAGTCGGTCGGCGTCATGGGCGACGAGCGCACCTACGAAAACGTGGCCGCCGTCCGTTCGGTGAATTCCCTCGACGGAATGACGGCGGACTGGTCGAAGCTCCCCTACGAGGTCCTCGGACGCATCTCGAACCGCATCATCAACGAGGTGCGCGGCATAAACAGGGTCGTTTACGACATCTCCTCCAAGCCCCCCGCGACCATTGAGTGGGAATAG
- a CDS encoding guanylate kinase → MGRGALFVISAPSGAGKSSLIKALREEMPVSFSISHTTRPPRPGEIDGVHYHFVTKEVFEKMVENSEFAEWAEVHGNLYGTSFRALDEAMEKGNDVILDIDVQGALNLREKTDLKPVLVFIMPPSLAELEKRLTLRGDVDDEVIRRRLDNARGETAQAGKYDYIIVNDNFDKAVQDLGAVILAGKPGNKGSTKMRPDLFGSN, encoded by the coding sequence ATGGGGAGAGGCGCCCTTTTTGTAATTTCCGCGCCCTCGGGCGCCGGTAAATCGTCGCTTATAAAGGCCCTTCGGGAGGAGATGCCGGTAAGCTTTTCGATATCCCACACCACCCGCCCGCCGAGGCCGGGGGAGATCGACGGAGTTCACTACCACTTCGTGACGAAGGAAGTCTTTGAAAAGATGGTGGAAAATTCCGAGTTCGCCGAGTGGGCGGAGGTTCACGGGAACCTCTACGGCACAAGTTTCCGGGCGCTTGACGAGGCGATGGAAAAGGGAAATGACGTAATCCTGGACATCGACGTTCAGGGGGCGTTAAACCTTCGCGAAAAGACGGATTTAAAGCCCGTGCTGGTCTTCATAATGCCGCCCTCGCTCGCAGAGCTTGAAAAGAGGCTAACCCTCCGGGGCGATGTGGACGATGAAGTTATAAGAAGGCGTCTGGACAATGCGCGGGGCGAGACGGCCCAGGCCGGAAAATACGATTATATTATCGTCAACGACAATTTCGACAAGGCAGTGCAGGACTTGGGCGCGGTCATTCTGGCCGGAAAGCCCGGAAACAAAGGTTCAACAAAAATGCGTCCCGATCTTTTCGGGTCAAACTAA
- a CDS encoding DNA-directed RNA polymerase subunit omega, with the protein MARVTVEDCLEKVQNRFALAMVASQRAKQLLKGAPPLLQTKNKFVVTALREIAEGKVTVKERKSSR; encoded by the coding sequence ATGGCGCGAGTCACAGTAGAAGATTGCCTGGAAAAAGTTCAAAACCGCTTTGCTCTTGCGATGGTGGCCTCCCAGAGGGCGAAACAGCTCCTCAAGGGCGCACCTCCGCTCCTCCAGACAAAAAACAAGTTTGTCGTCACCGCCCTTCGCGAGATAGCCGAAGGCAAGGTGACCGTGAAGGAGAGGAAATCCTCCAGGTAA
- a CDS encoding bifunctional (p)ppGpp synthetase/guanosine-3',5'-bis(diphosphate) 3'-pyrophosphohydrolase produces MSPVEALESLKGKLLERDKEARVDLIARAFDFAQKSNVEAPASREDETVHILAVAQILADLNMDEDTIAAGILHKAVEKAGIPEVRAQFGEEVANIAESFNKVLSIRYSTTSTSSADHAEKFRRLILSMARDVRVVMVKLADHLYNMRTIERFPLEKRDIMARETLDIYAPLANRLGIHKLKSELEDLGLRYTEPEVYADLLARSEKTQSEMTSYIAEVKKILDGTLAENSIKGEVSGRLKHLYSIYSKMLAQDIPFEKVFDRVAFRVIVGEVRDCYAILGAVHARWTPVPGRFKDYIALPKPNLYQSLHTTVIGPRNFPLEVQIRTLEMHRVAEEGIAAHWRYKEKRGADAKADTIFHWLRQVVEANRDVGDPRDFLENIKGDLFPDVVFVFTPAGDVMELPKNSTPIDFAYNVHSQVGNHCVGAKVNDRMVPLSTVLKNGDRVEIITSKNQKPSSDWLEFVKSSKAQNRIRQWIRNEQRLRSVELGRDILDREFRKAGKSLAKAIKDGLIDEIADRFGVNKSEEVLEAVGYGKVNARLVVERVYPEVEQEKVEEEPKRERKTHKKSQGIVIKGVGNVMVRFARCCMPLPGEEVIGFITKGQGLTVHRADCPSLARSDVSRQIEVDWDLGEGAAHAVRLRVIGDAKPAILSNITQALANIGIQVVSAHAIPHMHSKNEYLFAVMVPDVDKVQKVVSEIKKLKGIDSVMRVGRGASS; encoded by the coding sequence ATGAGTCCCGTAGAGGCGCTGGAAAGCTTAAAGGGGAAACTCCTCGAAAGGGACAAGGAGGCCCGGGTGGACCTCATTGCCCGCGCCTTCGATTTCGCCCAGAAATCGAACGTCGAGGCACCCGCTTCCAGAGAGGACGAGACCGTTCATATTCTTGCGGTGGCGCAGATACTCGCCGACCTGAATATGGACGAGGATACGATTGCCGCAGGCATCCTCCACAAAGCCGTGGAAAAGGCGGGCATCCCGGAGGTCAGGGCCCAGTTCGGCGAAGAAGTCGCCAATATCGCCGAAAGCTTCAACAAAGTCCTCTCTATCCGCTACTCCACCACCTCGACCTCCTCGGCCGACCACGCGGAAAAATTCAGACGGCTGATCCTCAGCATGGCCCGCGACGTGCGCGTCGTCATGGTGAAGCTGGCCGATCACCTCTACAACATGCGCACCATCGAGCGCTTCCCCCTCGAAAAGCGCGATATCATGGCGCGGGAAACCCTAGACATCTACGCCCCCCTCGCGAACCGCCTCGGTATACACAAGCTCAAGAGCGAACTTGAGGACCTCGGGCTCCGCTACACCGAGCCGGAGGTCTACGCCGACCTCCTGGCCAGAAGCGAAAAGACCCAGAGCGAGATGACCTCCTATATCGCGGAGGTCAAAAAGATACTCGACGGCACGCTCGCCGAAAATTCCATAAAAGGCGAGGTATCCGGCAGATTAAAGCACCTCTACTCCATTTACTCCAAGATGCTGGCGCAGGACATCCCCTTCGAGAAGGTTTTCGACAGGGTCGCTTTCCGGGTCATCGTAGGCGAGGTGCGCGACTGCTACGCGATACTCGGCGCGGTGCACGCCCGCTGGACTCCGGTTCCGGGCCGCTTCAAGGACTACATAGCCCTCCCGAAGCCCAACCTTTACCAGTCGCTCCACACCACCGTCATCGGCCCCAGGAATTTTCCCCTGGAGGTGCAGATACGCACTCTTGAGATGCACAGGGTGGCCGAGGAGGGCATCGCGGCGCACTGGCGCTACAAGGAAAAGCGCGGCGCGGACGCCAAGGCCGACACCATCTTCCACTGGCTCCGCCAGGTAGTCGAGGCCAACCGCGACGTGGGAGACCCGAGGGATTTTCTCGAAAACATCAAGGGAGACCTCTTCCCGGACGTCGTCTTCGTCTTCACCCCGGCGGGCGACGTGATGGAGCTGCCGAAAAACTCCACCCCGATAGATTTCGCCTACAACGTCCACAGTCAGGTGGGCAACCACTGCGTGGGCGCGAAGGTGAACGACAGGATGGTTCCCCTCTCCACGGTGCTCAAAAACGGCGACCGGGTGGAGATAATCACCTCCAAGAACCAAAAGCCCAGCTCCGACTGGCTGGAGTTCGTAAAGTCCTCGAAGGCGCAGAACCGCATACGCCAGTGGATACGCAACGAACAGCGCCTGCGGTCGGTGGAACTCGGCAGGGACATCCTCGACAGGGAATTCAGGAAGGCGGGAAAGAGCCTCGCGAAGGCTATCAAGGACGGACTTATCGACGAGATTGCCGACCGTTTCGGAGTGAACAAGAGCGAGGAGGTTCTCGAAGCCGTCGGCTATGGCAAGGTCAACGCCAGGCTCGTCGTCGAGAGGGTCTACCCCGAGGTGGAGCAGGAAAAGGTAGAGGAAGAGCCGAAGCGCGAGCGAAAGACCCACAAGAAATCACAGGGCATCGTGATAAAGGGAGTGGGCAACGTCATGGTCCGCTTCGCCCGCTGCTGCATGCCGCTTCCGGGAGAAGAGGTTATCGGCTTCATAACCAAAGGGCAGGGGCTCACTGTCCACAGGGCCGATTGCCCGAGTCTCGCGAGAAGCGACGTTTCGAGGCAGATAGAGGTTGACTGGGATCTCGGCGAAGGCGCGGCTCACGCGGTCAGGCTCCGGGTAATCGGAGACGCGAAGCCCGCCATACTCTCCAACATTACCCAGGCCCTCGCCAATATCGGAATACAGGTCGTCAGCGCCCACGCCATACCCCACATGCACTCCAAGAACGAGTACCTCTTCGCCGTAATGGTTCCCGACGTGGACAAGGTCCAGAAGGTAGTCAGCGAAATAAAAAAACTGAAGGGAATCGACAGCGTGATGCGCGTGGGGCGGGGCGCTTCCTCATAA
- a CDS encoding RidA family protein, producing MKKAIVTDKAPKAVGPYSQGIEAGGFLFLSMQLPLDPKTGELVGTDAKTQTRQVFRNLGALLESAGAGYGDLVRTTLYLADMNDFAAVNEVYTEFLTELPPARAAFQAAKLPKNALVAIDAIAYRK from the coding sequence ATGAAAAAGGCGATTGTGACGGACAAGGCCCCGAAGGCCGTCGGGCCTTACAGCCAGGGAATCGAAGCCGGGGGCTTTCTTTTTTTGTCCATGCAACTCCCCCTTGACCCGAAGACCGGCGAGCTTGTCGGGACGGACGCTAAAACACAGACGAGGCAGGTCTTCAGGAACCTCGGGGCGCTCCTCGAAAGCGCCGGAGCCGGCTACGGCGACCTCGTCAGGACAACCCTCTACCTCGCCGACATGAACGACTTCGCCGCCGTCAACGAGGTCTATACCGAGTTTCTGACCGAGCTTCCCCCCGCCCGCGCCGCCTTTCAGGCGGCCAAGCTGCCCAAAAACGCCCTCGTGGCGATAGACGCCATCGCATACCGGAAGTAA
- a CDS encoding RNA methyltransferase — translation MSRILLEDIRIVLVEPLYGGNVGSVARAMANFGLEKLTLVRPAEGIFEDPLLEPMARSNAMHILKNAAVTDDLAKALADTELSLGFTARTGKKRNDGIELKPAVRAISEEFSGARIAAVFGCEDNGLSNEDLEKCHWMVNIPTHPTLTSLNLSQAVLLFAYELFSVAEETEGAQKPERKLATVEELEGFYGHLGEVLDTIGFIKEDDPARIMNAMRRIFSRRLPDPRDVHILRGMLSKVVVALELAKKRKD, via the coding sequence ATGAGCAGGATTTTGTTGGAAGACATTCGGATAGTGCTCGTAGAGCCGCTCTACGGCGGCAACGTGGGCAGCGTGGCGAGGGCGATGGCCAACTTCGGCCTTGAAAAGCTTACCCTGGTGCGTCCGGCGGAGGGTATCTTTGAAGACCCCCTTCTTGAGCCCATGGCCCGTTCAAACGCCATGCACATTCTGAAAAACGCCGCCGTGACCGACGACCTTGCAAAGGCCCTCGCCGATACTGAACTTTCTCTTGGCTTCACTGCCAGAACCGGGAAGAAGCGAAACGACGGGATAGAACTTAAACCGGCCGTACGCGCCATCTCAGAAGAGTTCAGCGGGGCGCGCATCGCCGCGGTTTTCGGCTGCGAAGACAACGGACTCTCCAACGAAGACCTTGAGAAGTGCCACTGGATGGTCAACATACCTACCCACCCCACCCTCACCAGCCTCAACCTCTCACAGGCCGTTCTTCTCTTCGCCTACGAGCTCTTCTCTGTGGCCGAAGAGACGGAGGGCGCGCAGAAGCCGGAGCGGAAGCTCGCCACCGTCGAGGAGCTGGAAGGTTTTTACGGGCATCTGGGAGAGGTGCTCGACACTATAGGCTTCATAAAGGAGGATGACCCGGCGCGGATAATGAACGCCATGCGAAGGATATTCTCCCGAAGGCTCCCCGACCCGCGGGACGTGCACATACTGCGGGGAATGCTCTCGAAGGTAGTGGTGGCGCTGGAGCTGGCGAAAAAGCGTAAGGACTGA
- a CDS encoding methylenetetrahydrofolate reductase: MSETYSKFQESLLDKNTFSVTWELVPGRGSFEAAQDVVMASAAAAAKGGKVHALTITDNPGGNPAISAEMLGAEIMKLGIEPLVHFTCKDKNRNQLESLLYGMERANVRNLLVMTGDFTYSGYQGRSKPVFDMDASQLVGMTTALNKGLTVPTPKGSTTIKPTHFFAGAAVSPFKALESEQMGQYYKLKKKLEQGAQFIVTQLGYDIRKIHEALQMVKHLGFGDVPVVGNIYLLPLGAARLMNRNGLPGCVVTNELVSVLAKEAEAEDKGKSKRIERASKMYAFMKGMGFAGVHIGGHGMKYEEVEMIIQRGEELAPNWMDLVGEFNFPQPNGWYYFEKDSKTGLNTDKPVDRSKRPSSSLGYKAFRVLHHSMFEKSGFLFSPMRAFAKAIDGSALEHPFTRVEHLMKVITNECMHCGDCALFDTAYVCPTSQCPKSQRNGPCGGSYNGWCEIYEGKKQCIYVRAYPRLKSHGAEDTLGAYYVPPINFDLLWTSSWLNFYMGRDHTAKRLGVLPPEKK, encoded by the coding sequence GTGTCTGAGACCTATAGCAAATTCCAGGAATCACTTCTCGACAAAAACACCTTCAGCGTAACCTGGGAACTCGTTCCCGGGCGCGGCTCCTTCGAGGCCGCCCAGGACGTCGTCATGGCTTCCGCCGCGGCGGCGGCCAAAGGCGGCAAGGTTCACGCGCTGACTATAACCGACAATCCCGGTGGAAATCCCGCCATCTCGGCCGAAATGCTGGGCGCTGAAATCATGAAGCTCGGGATCGAGCCCCTTGTCCACTTCACCTGCAAGGACAAGAACAGAAACCAGCTCGAATCCCTCCTTTACGGCATGGAACGCGCCAACGTAAGAAACCTGCTCGTGATGACCGGCGACTTCACCTATTCCGGCTATCAGGGGCGCAGTAAGCCGGTCTTCGACATGGACGCCTCCCAGCTGGTCGGAATGACCACGGCCCTCAACAAGGGGCTTACGGTGCCGACCCCCAAGGGCTCCACCACCATCAAACCCACCCACTTCTTCGCCGGAGCCGCCGTCAGCCCCTTCAAGGCTCTCGAATCGGAGCAGATGGGCCAGTACTACAAGCTCAAGAAGAAGCTGGAGCAGGGCGCGCAGTTCATCGTCACCCAGCTCGGCTACGACATACGCAAGATACACGAAGCCCTCCAGATGGTTAAGCACCTGGGCTTTGGCGACGTTCCCGTCGTCGGCAACATCTACCTCCTCCCCCTCGGAGCCGCCAGGCTGATGAACCGCAACGGCCTTCCCGGCTGCGTGGTCACCAACGAGCTGGTTTCCGTCCTTGCAAAGGAAGCGGAGGCCGAGGACAAGGGCAAGTCAAAGAGAATCGAACGCGCCTCGAAGATGTACGCCTTCATGAAGGGCATGGGGTTCGCGGGCGTCCACATCGGCGGCCACGGCATGAAGTACGAAGAGGTCGAGATGATAATCCAGAGGGGCGAGGAACTGGCTCCCAACTGGATGGACCTCGTCGGAGAATTCAACTTCCCCCAGCCCAACGGCTGGTACTACTTCGAGAAGGACTCCAAGACCGGCCTCAACACCGACAAGCCGGTGGACCGCTCCAAGCGTCCCTCCTCTTCCCTCGGCTACAAGGCTTTCAGGGTCCTTCACCACTCGATGTTCGAGAAAAGCGGCTTCCTTTTCAGCCCGATGCGCGCTTTCGCGAAGGCGATCGACGGCTCCGCTCTGGAGCACCCCTTCACTCGCGTGGAACACCTGATGAAGGTCATCACCAACGAGTGCATGCACTGCGGCGACTGCGCCCTCTTCGACACCGCCTACGTCTGCCCGACAAGCCAGTGCCCCAAGAGCCAGCGCAACGGCCCCTGCGGCGGCAGCTACAACGGCTGGTGCGAAATCTACGAGGGAAAGAAGCAGTGCATTTACGTCCGCGCCTACCCCCGCCTCAAAAGCCACGGCGCGGAAGACACCCTCGGGGCCTACTACGTCCCGCCGATCAACTTCGACCTGCTCTGGACCTCCTCCTGGCTGAACTTCTACATGGGAAGAGACCACACGGCGAAGCGTCTGGGCGTTTTGCCCCCCGAGAAGAAGTAA
- a CDS encoding alpha/beta hydrolase, with protein MNGKQEEVNFPSGGLLLEGILWDPGLPGVSGAIIVCHPHPLYGGDMHNDIVVKLSGALEELRLPILRFNFRGAGESEGVHDGALEKEDVRAAVDFIFDRYKGMKEVHLAGYSWGLVMALAESDADPRVKSVAGIAPPVGFMDCGGIGLNPSIPKIFVVGDKDSFAPAPKVRDWLKGLGGDVRVEWIEGADHFFFGRTGKISGVIVDFFKNITGGENLPP; from the coding sequence GTGAACGGAAAACAAGAAGAGGTGAACTTCCCCAGCGGCGGGCTTTTGCTGGAAGGGATACTTTGGGACCCGGGGCTTCCCGGCGTTTCCGGGGCGATAATAGTGTGCCATCCCCACCCGCTCTACGGCGGCGACATGCATAACGATATCGTCGTAAAACTGTCCGGGGCGCTCGAAGAGCTTCGTCTTCCCATTCTTCGCTTCAATTTCCGGGGGGCTGGCGAAAGCGAGGGCGTGCACGACGGCGCGCTGGAGAAGGAAGACGTAAGGGCCGCAGTGGATTTCATCTTTGACAGATACAAGGGAATGAAAGAAGTTCATCTGGCGGGTTATTCATGGGGTCTTGTAATGGCTCTGGCGGAGTCCGACGCCGATCCGAGGGTAAAATCGGTAGCGGGCATCGCGCCTCCCGTTGGTTTTATGGATTGCGGCGGAATCGGACTTAATCCTTCCATTCCGAAAATATTCGTTGTGGGAGACAAAGACAGCTTCGCTCCCGCACCGAAGGTGAGGGATTGGCTCAAGGGACTGGGCGGAGACGTTAGGGTGGAATGGATTGAGGGCGCCGATCACTTCTTCTTCGGGAGAACCGGTAAAATTTCCGGCGTTATCGTGGATTTTTTTAAAAATATAACAGGAGGCGAAAATTTACCCCCTTGA